Proteins co-encoded in one Bacillus sp. FSL H8-0547 genomic window:
- a CDS encoding bifunctional 3-deoxy-7-phosphoheptulonate synthase/chorismate mutase — protein sequence MSNAELEALRERAEEINLQILQLINERGKLVQDIGKAKEAQGVNRYDPVRERRMLNKLKENNDGPFEDSTIQHIFKEIFKASLELQEDDHRKALLVSRKKKPEDTIVDVKGVKIGDGSQVLIAGPCAVESYEQVAAVAEEAKKQGVRLLRGGAFKPRTSPYDFQGLGVEGLKILKRVADEYDMAVISEIVNPADIEIAIQYIDVIQIGARNMQNFELLKAAGAVNKPVLLKRGLAATLDEFVNAAEYIISQGNDQIILCERGIRTYETATRNTLDISAVPILKQETHLPVLVDVTHSTGRRDLLIPCAKAALAIGADGVMAEVHPDPAVALSDSAQQMDFDQFADFMNEIKPLIKVKA from the coding sequence ATGAGTAACGCCGAGTTAGAAGCATTGCGAGAGAGAGCAGAAGAGATTAATCTGCAGATTTTACAGCTGATTAATGAGCGAGGAAAGTTAGTACAGGATATTGGTAAAGCCAAGGAAGCGCAGGGCGTTAATCGATATGATCCTGTCCGTGAACGAAGAATGCTTAATAAACTGAAAGAAAACAATGACGGGCCTTTCGAGGATTCCACCATTCAGCATATATTCAAAGAAATCTTTAAAGCGAGTCTTGAGCTTCAGGAAGACGACCACCGCAAAGCCCTTCTTGTTTCACGCAAAAAGAAACCTGAAGATACGATTGTGGATGTAAAAGGAGTTAAAATCGGAGACGGCAGCCAGGTGCTGATTGCCGGTCCATGCGCAGTTGAAAGCTATGAGCAGGTTGCTGCTGTTGCAGAAGAAGCCAAAAAACAGGGTGTACGCCTGCTTCGCGGCGGTGCCTTCAAACCCCGCACAAGTCCTTACGATTTCCAGGGTCTTGGTGTAGAAGGCCTGAAAATACTGAAACGCGTTGCCGATGAGTACGATATGGCTGTCATCAGTGAAATCGTCAACCCGGCAGATATCGAGATCGCGATTCAATACATTGATGTCATTCAGATCGGTGCACGCAACATGCAGAACTTTGAGCTGCTGAAAGCTGCCGGCGCCGTTAATAAGCCTGTGCTCCTGAAGCGCGGTCTTGCGGCAACCCTTGATGAATTTGTAAATGCTGCCGAGTACATCATTTCACAGGGAAATGATCAGATCATCCTGTGTGAACGCGGCATCAGAACGTACGAAACAGCAACACGCAACACGCTTGATATTTCAGCGGTTCCTATTTTAAAACAGGAAACGCACTTGCCGGTACTTGTGGATGTGACGCATTCAACAGGACGCCGCGATTTGCTTATTCCATGTGCAAAAGCTGCACTTGCAATCGGAGCAGACGGCGTAATGGCAGAGGTTCATCCGGACCCGGCGGTTGCACTGTCAGATTCGGCCCAGCAGATGGATTTCGATCAGTTTGCTGATTTCATGAATGAAATTAAACCTTTAATTAAAGTTAAAGCATAA
- a CDS encoding cell division FtsA domain-containing protein produces MKAADHTFALDIGTRSVVGLLLSRRSGVFEVIDAVMEEHNERSMLDGQIHDIQAVARVIVSVKEKLEKKHGPLTKVCVAAAGRALKTLRAEASIDITGKPILEAEAVSQLELMAVQLAQQEIALKETGMAGYDCVGYSVISYKLDQQEIGSLLDQQGHTASAEIIATFLPKVVTESLLAALKRANLEMLAMTLEPIAAINVLIPASMRRLNVALVDIGAGTSDIAITSEGTVTAYGMVPSAGDAITEAVSDEYLLDFHEAERVKRELNTSQIIRFKDILGYEKSVSKEAAAASIQPAASRLAKLIKEEILSLNSGKPPKAVMLIGGGSLTPGLPSLLAEQLSLPEDRIAIRGIEAIQQLHLSESLGKGPELVTPIGIAITSSINPIHYVSVSVNGQKVRLLQMKKRTVSDSLLSTGIQLSGYYGKPGLAYFVSINGRSVTVPGTYGEAPVICKNGRRCSVDEELQNGDEITIQKGKDGHSLPVVISDLIDVVPEKKIILNGEQVAVQAKLLKNGTPADPNDPVADRDVITYTFPDKVMDLFQDASRCTPFCLSVDGRLVHLDAFSGKITINHEKAHPDSSFKEWDQIAAVRKKRPTLGQVLSALEMDAYESITIFYNQEPTVIKKMLLHVYRGGNLLSLSDEIRSGDDLKIQKQQAGSFIFQDVFKAVDVTFPAQTNKRFLLLKNEQETSFHEELSPGDRLSIRWM; encoded by the coding sequence ATGAAAGCAGCTGACCATACATTCGCACTCGATATCGGCACGCGTTCAGTCGTGGGACTGCTTCTCTCTCGGCGCAGCGGCGTGTTTGAAGTCATTGATGCCGTCATGGAAGAACATAATGAGCGCTCAATGCTCGACGGACAAATCCACGATATTCAAGCTGTGGCCAGAGTCATTGTGTCCGTGAAAGAAAAGCTTGAAAAAAAACATGGACCTCTGACGAAAGTCTGCGTTGCCGCAGCAGGAAGAGCGCTTAAAACCCTTCGTGCAGAAGCATCCATTGATATAACAGGAAAACCGATTCTGGAAGCTGAGGCAGTCTCCCAGCTGGAATTAATGGCCGTTCAGCTTGCCCAGCAGGAAATCGCCCTGAAAGAAACCGGCATGGCAGGCTATGACTGCGTGGGCTACTCTGTTATTTCCTATAAGCTTGATCAGCAGGAGATTGGCAGCCTGCTCGACCAGCAGGGTCACACCGCATCTGCCGAAATAATTGCTACCTTTCTGCCTAAGGTTGTAACAGAGTCTCTCCTGGCCGCTTTAAAAAGAGCAAATTTAGAAATGCTTGCCATGACGCTGGAACCGATCGCTGCAATTAATGTGCTGATACCGGCATCTATGAGAAGGCTCAACGTGGCTCTGGTTGATATTGGGGCAGGCACATCTGACATTGCCATAACAAGTGAAGGCACGGTTACTGCATACGGAATGGTGCCCTCAGCAGGAGATGCGATTACAGAAGCTGTTTCAGACGAATACTTGCTTGATTTTCATGAAGCAGAACGTGTGAAAAGAGAACTTAATACATCACAGATCATCCGTTTTAAGGATATCCTCGGCTATGAGAAAAGCGTATCAAAAGAGGCAGCGGCTGCTTCCATACAGCCCGCCGCTTCCCGTCTTGCGAAATTAATCAAAGAAGAAATCCTCTCGCTCAACAGCGGAAAGCCTCCAAAAGCTGTCATGCTGATCGGGGGAGGCAGCTTAACTCCGGGACTGCCGTCCCTGCTTGCAGAGCAATTGTCGCTGCCTGAAGACCGCATTGCCATTAGAGGGATCGAAGCGATTCAGCAGCTTCATCTTTCAGAGAGCTTAGGAAAAGGACCGGAGCTTGTGACACCGATCGGCATCGCGATTACTTCAAGCATCAATCCGATTCATTATGTGAGTGTCAGTGTCAATGGACAGAAAGTGAGACTTCTTCAGATGAAAAAGCGGACCGTCTCTGACAGCCTGCTGTCAACCGGCATTCAGCTGTCAGGCTACTACGGCAAACCCGGACTTGCCTATTTTGTTTCGATCAACGGCCGCTCTGTGACCGTTCCCGGCACCTACGGCGAAGCACCGGTCATCTGCAAAAACGGCAGGCGCTGTTCAGTAGATGAAGAACTTCAGAACGGGGATGAAATAACGATTCAAAAAGGGAAGGACGGCCACTCCCTCCCTGTCGTCATTTCAGATTTGATTGATGTTGTACCGGAGAAGAAAATCATTTTAAACGGCGAGCAAGTCGCAGTGCAGGCGAAGCTCTTAAAAAATGGAACACCGGCTGACCCCAATGACCCGGTCGCTGACAGGGATGTGATTACTTATACCTTCCCGGACAAAGTCATGGACCTTTTCCAGGACGCGTCAAGATGCACGCCCTTCTGCCTGTCTGTTGACGGACGATTAGTCCATCTGGACGCATTTTCAGGAAAGATCACGATAAACCATGAAAAAGCACACCCGGATTCCTCGTTCAAAGAATGGGATCAGATAGCTGCCGTCCGCAAAAAAAGGCCAACTCTGGGCCAGGTGCTTTCTGCTCTTGAAATGGATGCCTATGAATCCATCACCATTTTCTATAATCAAGAGCCGACTGTCATTAAGAAAATGCTCCTCCACGTATACAGAGGAGGAAACCTGCTGTCCTTAT
- the ccpA gene encoding catabolite control protein A, whose protein sequence is MLLSIIVNANYTYRWISKECRKMNNITIYDVAREANVSMATVSRVVNGNPNVKPTTRKKVSEAIDRLGYRPNAVARGLASKKTTTVGVIIPDISSTFYAELARGIEDIATMYKYNIILSNSDQNRDKELHLLNTMLGKQVDGIVFMGGNITDEHVDEFKRSPVPIVLAASVDVNEVTPSVNINYEQASYDAVSMLIEKGHKRIGYVTGPMEEPINKEMKMKGYLRALSEAGIDADEALITEGDYTYDSGLEAFEKINELSDKPTAIFAGTDEMALGVVHAAQDLGYVIPNDIEIIGFDNTKLASMVRPKLTTVVQPTYDIGAVAMRLLTKLMNKEEVENHIVELPHRIEIRQSTKS, encoded by the coding sequence ATGTTACTTTCAATAATTGTAAATGCTAACTATACATATAGATGGATTTCGAAGGAGTGTAGGAAAATGAACAATATCACGATTTATGATGTAGCCCGTGAAGCAAATGTTTCCATGGCTACAGTATCAAGGGTTGTAAACGGCAACCCGAATGTAAAACCGACAACGCGCAAAAAGGTATCTGAAGCCATAGATCGTCTCGGCTACCGCCCAAATGCCGTTGCACGGGGACTTGCCAGCAAGAAAACAACGACTGTAGGGGTTATCATTCCTGATATCTCAAGTACTTTTTATGCAGAACTTGCCCGCGGAATTGAAGATATTGCAACTATGTACAAATACAATATTATCTTGAGTAATTCAGATCAAAACCGCGACAAAGAACTTCACCTGCTGAACACGATGCTTGGGAAGCAAGTAGACGGAATTGTCTTCATGGGCGGAAATATTACAGACGAGCATGTGGATGAGTTTAAGCGCTCCCCTGTGCCGATCGTTCTTGCTGCCTCTGTTGATGTAAATGAAGTGACGCCTTCAGTAAACATCAACTATGAGCAGGCGTCTTATGATGCTGTGTCCATGCTGATTGAAAAAGGCCATAAGCGCATTGGTTATGTAACAGGACCAATGGAAGAGCCGATTAATAAAGAAATGAAAATGAAAGGCTATCTGCGTGCCCTGTCAGAAGCAGGCATCGATGCTGATGAAGCGCTGATCACAGAGGGCGACTATACGTATGATTCTGGCCTTGAAGCGTTTGAGAAAATCAATGAGCTTTCTGATAAACCGACTGCCATCTTTGCGGGTACAGATGAAATGGCGCTTGGAGTTGTACATGCCGCTCAGGACCTTGGCTATGTGATTCCAAATGATATTGAAATCATCGGATTTGACAACACGAAGCTTGCATCAATGGTCCGCCCTAAGCTGACAACCGTTGTTCAGCCGACTTATGACATCGGAGCTGTAGCTATGCGTCTGCTGACAAAGCTGATGAACAAAGAAGAAGTGGAAAATCACATCGTTGAGCTTCCGCACCGCATTGAAATAAGACAATCGACAAAATCATAA